In Scatophagus argus isolate fScaArg1 chromosome 3, fScaArg1.pri, whole genome shotgun sequence, one genomic interval encodes:
- the hcfc1a gene encoding host cell factor 1a isoform X1: MSAPGSAVTGTTASVLQPRWKRVLGWSGPVPRPRHGHRAVAIKELMVVFGGGNEGIVDELHVYNTATNQWFIPAVRGDIPPGCAAYGFVCDGTRLLVFGGMVEYGKYSNDLYELQASRWEWKKLKAKNPKNGPPPCPRLGHSFSLVGNKCYLFGGLANDSEDPKNNIPRYLNDLYTLELRAGSSVVGWDIPITYGVLPPPRESHTAVVYTEKMSRKSRLIIYGGMSGCRLGDLWTLDIDTLTWNKPSVSGTAPLPRSLHSATTITNKMYVFGGWVPLVMDDVKVATHEKEWKCTNTLACLNLDTMCWETVLMDTLEDNIPRARAGHCAVAINSRLYVWSGRDGYRKAWNNQVCCKDLWYLETERPHAPARVQLVRANTNSLEVSWGAVSTADTYLLQLQKYDIPATPAAASPAVSAAPSQPVNSPKSPAPAAAAPSAQSLPQTAVLKVAAQQSATGASVVTVRPSQPGKSPVTVTSLPPGVRMVVPAQTTQGSPIGSSPQMSGMAALAAAAAATQKIPPSSAGTVLNVPAGATILKTVAVSPGTTTVKVASPVMVSNPATRMLKTAAAQVGTATASSPTTTRPIITVHKSGAVTVAQQAQVVTTVVGGVTKTITLVKSPLTMGSSGTLISNLGKMMSVVQTKPVQTSAVTGQASTNPLTQIIQTKGPLPAGTILKLVTSADGKPTTIITTSQAGGTGNKPTILNISGVSPTTTKQGTTIIKTIPMSAIMTQPGATGVTSSAGMKTPITILTTKVMTTGTPGKIITAVPKLATAAGQQGLTQVVLKGAPGQPGTILRTVPMSTVGGVRLVTPVTVSAVKPTVTTLVVKGTTGVTTLGTVTGTVSTSLAGATVDSSNASLVTPITTLGTIATLSSQVISPSAITVSTAQTSLTSTSTLPSSTITVQNQPTQVTLITTPSGVEAQPVQDLPVSILASPTSEQPSSTEAGAAGEGSGTVTLVCSNPPCETHETGTTNTATTSSATIGAGQVCSNPPCETHETGTTNTATTSSATIGAGQVCSNPPCETHETGTTNTATTSSATIGAGQVCSNPPCETHETGTTNTATTASSNMSAVRVCSNPPCETHETGTTNTATTSSANMGGVQQLCTNPPCETHVTGTTNTATQASSNMSTGQTGTVQRVCSNPPCETHETGTTNTPSTATSSMGGDQTSTAAGLVQRDCSNPPCETHETGTTNTATTATCSMETGEGTAAQQTEEGAEDTSSTEVASTTAATGIVTTTQGRAITTVTQSTPAPAPSVPSISSITEGVSTAASSTEEPMQTDETAATAAAEAAPAEESAAAMETQAEGEAAAATALNLPSELMSEGQGATLMVTGLSDEELAVTAAAEAAAQAAATEEAQALAIQAVLQAAQQAVMNEGDSTGESQQPTNIPIMLTQQELAALVQQQQQLQEAQAAAQQATVDTSLPTEGLAPADSLNDPSVDSNGHNEMAAAVTSAVASLLPRTTAETLAPSSTFAPSVSVASPAKLQAAAALAEVANGIEGEKQGPQPTPVKPVVKKENQWFDVGIVKVTNMVVTHFYVPGDDSQGDDDSGIMPDYSQMKKMELQPGTAYKFRVAGINACGRGAFSEISAFKTCLPGFPGAPCAIKISKSSDGAHLTWEPPSVTSGKIIEYSVYLAIQSNQTAEAKASTPAQLAFMRVYCGPNPSCLVQSSSLSNAHIDYTTKPAIIFRIAARNEKGYGPATQVRWLQESGKDAASAKPAPKRPGTSPDTKPTGPKKARTDQ, translated from the exons ATGTCTGCCCCTGGCTCCGCGGTGACTGGGACCACGGCGTCGGTTCTGCAGCCGCGGTGGAAACGGGTCCTTGGATGGTCCGGTCCCGTTCCCCGGCCCAGACATGGACACAGAGCTGTGGCGATAAAGGAGCTTATGGTTGTCTTTGGTGGTGGAAACGAAGGAATTGTGGATGAATTACATGTATACAACACCG CAACAAACCAGTGGTTCATCCCAGCAGTACGTGGTGATATTCCCCCCGGTTGTGCTGCATACGGTTTTGTCTGTGATGGCACAAGGTTGCTGGTGTTTGGTGGAATGGTGGAGTATGGAAAGTACAGCAATGATCTCTATGAACTACAG GCCAGCAGATGGGAATGGAAAAAGCTGAAAGCAAAAAACCCAAAGAATGGCCCCCCACCATGTCCTCGTCTTGGCCACAGTTTTTCCCTGGTTGGCAACAAATGCTACCTGTTTGGCGGACTCGCCAATGACAGCGAGGACCCAAAAAATAACATTCCCAG ATACCTGAATGATCTGTACACACTTGAGCTTCGTGCGGGTTCCAGCGTGGTTGGATGGGATATTCCAATCACATATGGAGTTCTGCCTCCTCCCCGCGAGAGCCACACTGCTGTGGTATACACAGAGAAGATGAGCAGGAAATCTCGCCTGATAATCTATGGAGGGATGAGCGGTTGTCGTCTTGGAGATTTGTGGACACTTGACATTG ATACTCTGACATGGAACAAACCATCAGTAAGTGGGACAGCACCGCTCCCCAGAAGTCTTCACTCTGCCACCACCATCACAAACAA GATGTATGTTTTTGGAGGATGGGTTCCTTTGGTAATGGACGATGTCAAAGTGGCCACACACGAGAAGGAGTGGAAGTGCACAAACACGCTTGCCTGCCTAAATCTTG ATACCATGTGCTGGGAAACAGTGTTGATGGATACTCTTGAAGACAACATCCCACGGGCCCGTGCTGGCCACTGCGCTGTGGCCATTAATTCCAGACTCTACGTTTGGAGTGGTCGTGATGGCTATCGTAAAGCTTGGAACAACCAAGTTTGTTGTAAAGACCTCTGGTACCTGGAAACAG AGCGACCACACGCCCCTGCCAGGGTGCAGTTAGTCCGTGCCAACACAAACTCCTTGGAGGTGAGCTGGGGTGCCGTCTCAACTGCTGACACCTACTTATTGCAGCTGCAGAAATATGACATCCCCGCAactccagctgcagcttcacCAGCTGTGAGTGCAGCCCCCTCGCAGCCTGTGAACTCTCCAAAGAGCCCCGCGCCCGCTGCTGCAGCACCCTCTGCTCAGAGCCTACCACAGACCG ctgttttgaaGGTTGCAGCTCAACAGTCTGCCACAGGCGCATCTGTTGTTACAGTCCGTCCCAGCCAGCCTGGGAAATCCCCTGTCACTGTGACATCTCTTCCTCCAGGTGTCAGAATGGTGGTGCCTGCACAGACCACCCAAGGATCG ccaATTGGCAGTAGCCCTCAGATGAGTGGCATGGCAGctttagcagcagcagctgcagcaacacaGAAGATCCCGCCCTCCTCGGCAGGAACTGTCCTCAATGTTCCTGCAGGTGCCACCATTCTCAAAACGGTAGCAGTTTCTCCTGGCACAACCACAGTGAAAGTGGCTTCTCCTGTCATG GTCAGTAACCCAGCCACCCGAATGCTGAAAACTGCTGCAGCTCAAGTGGGCACAGCCACTGCATCctcacccaccaccaccagacCCATCATCACTGTGCACAAGTCTGGTGCCGTCACCGTGGCCCAACAGGCCCAGGTGGTAACCACTGTGGTGGGAGGAGTCACCAAGACCATTACCCTGGTGAAGAGCCCCCTCACCATGGGCAGCAGTGGCACTCTG ATCTCCAACCTTGGCAAGATGATGTCTGTGGTACAAACCAAGCCAGTGCAGACATCAGCTGTCACAGGCCAGGCTTCCACTAACCCTCTCACACAGATCATACAG ACAAAGGGCCCCCTGCCAGCTGGGACCATCCTGAAGTTGGTGACCTCTGCAGATGGCAAGCCCACAACCATCATCACAACTTCCCAGGCAGGAGGCACCGGAAACAAGCCCACTATCCTCAACATCAGCGGCGTCTCTCCTACCACCACTAAGCAGGGCACCACCATCATTAAAACCATCCCTATGTCGGCCATCATGACTCAACCTGGAGCTACAG GTGTGACAAGCAGCGCAGGCATGAAAACGCCTATCACAATCCTTACCACAAAGGTGATGACCACAGGAACCCCTGGAAAAATCATCACAGCAGTGCCCAAACTTGCCACTGCAGCTGGCCAACAGGGACTGACACAG GTGGTTTTGAAGGGTGCTCCTGGGCAGCCTGGCACTATTTTACGCACTGTGCCCATGAGCACAGTGGGTGGTGTACGACTTGTTACGCCAGTGACCGTGTCTGCAGTTAAACCCACTGTCACAACTCTGGTTGTCAAGGGGACTACTG GTGTCACTACTCTTGGGACCGTCACCGGTACAGTCTCCACCAGCCTGGCGGGGGCCACGGTTGACAGTTCCAACGCCTCTCTGGTTACCCCAATCACCACACTGGGAACCATCGCTACCCTGTCCAGCCAGGTCATCAGCCCATCTGCCATAACTGTGTCAACTGCTCAGACCAGCCTCACTTCCACCTCAACACTGCCCTCTTCTACCATCACAGTGCAG AACCAGCCCACCCAAGTGACTCTAATCACAACCCCCAGTGGTGTAGAAGCTCAACCAGTGCAGGATCTACCAGTGTCCATCCTGGCTTCACCAACCTCCGAACAGCCCAGCTCCACTGAGGCCGGAGCAGCTGGAGAGGGCTCTGGGACTGTCACCCTGGTCTGCTCTAACCCGCCCTGCGAGACCCACGAGACGGGAACCACCAACACAGCCACCACCTCTTCTGCCACCATCGGGGCAGGTCAGGTTTGTTCTAACCCGCCCTGCGAAACCCACGAGACCGGAACCACCAACACAGCCACCACCTCTTCTGCCACCATCGGGGCAGGTCAGGTTTGTTCTAACCCGCCCTGCGAAACCCACGAGACCGGAACCACCAACACAGCCACCACCTCTTCTGCTACAATTGGAGCAGGACAGGTGTGCTCTAACCCGCCCTGTGAGACCCACGAAACGGGCACCACCAACACAGCCACAACTGCATCGTCAAACATGTCtgcagtgcgtgtgtgttccAACCCACCATGCGAGACCCATGAAACTGGGACAACTAACACAGCTACCACATCATCAGCTAACATGGGCGGAGTCCAGCAGTTGTGTACCAACCCACCCTGTGAGACCCACGTCACAGGCACCACCAACACAGCCACGCAGGCGTCGTCTAACATGAGCACAGGCCAAACAGGCACCGTGCAGAGGGTCTGCTCCAACCCACCCTGCGAAACACACGAGACAGGAACAACCAACACCCCATCCACGGCCACCTCCAGCATGGGAGGCGACCAgaccagcacagcagcaggcctAGTCCAGAGGGATTGCTCCAACCCGCCTTGCGAAACACACGAGACTGGGACCACCAACACAGCCACCACTGCCACCTGTAGCATGGAGACAGGCGAAGGCACAG CAGCTcaacagacagaggagggagcaGAAGAtaccagcagcacagaggtGGCTTCTACCACAGCAGCAACTGGCATTGTTACCACCACCCAGGGCAGGGCCATCACTACTGTGACTCAGTCCACACCGGCCCCAGCACCCTCTGTACCT TCAATCTCATCGATCACGGAGGGTGTGAGTACTGCTGCCAGCTCCACAGAGGAACCCATGCAAACTGATGAGACCGCggcgacagcagcagcagaagctgcaCCCGCAGAGGAGAGTGCCGCCGCTATGGAGACGCAAGCCGAG ggagaagcagctgcagcaacagccTTGAATCTCCCCTCAGAGCTGATGTCAGAGGGCCAGGGAGCCACACTCATGGTGACAGGACTGTCGGACGAAGAGCTGGCCGTGACCGCAGCTGCCGAGGCTGCCGCTCAGGCCGCAGCCACTGAAGAGGCTCAGGCCCTCGCGATCCAGGCTGTTCTTCAGGCAGCTCAACAAGCCGTAATGA ATGAGGGTGATTCCACAGGAGAGAGCCAGCAACCCACCAACATCCCCATCATGCTGACCCAGCAGGAGCTCGCTGCCctggtccagcagcagcagcagctgcaggaggctCAGGCTGCTGCACAGCAGGCCACCGTGGACACAAGCCTACCCACCGAGGGCCTTGCCCCTGCTGACAGTCTCAACGACCCCTCTGTTGACAGCAATGGACACAATGAGATGGCTGCGGCTGTCACCAGTGCAGTGGCATCACTGCTACCACGTACCACTGCTGAAA CACTCGCTCCGTCAAGCACATTTGCGCCCTCTGTGTCGGTGGCAAGTCCAGCCAAGCTGCAAGCAGCAGCCGCTCTAGCAGAAGTCGCCAATGGCATCGAGGGAGAG AAGCAAGGCCCTCAGCCAACCCCAGTGAAGCCTGTTGTAAAGAAAGAGAACCAGTGGTTTGATGTTGGAATTGTTAAAGTGACAAATATGGTTGTCACCCATTTCTATGTGCCAGGAGATGATTCTCAAGGAGAT gatGACTCTGGCATCATGCCAGACTACAGccagatgaaaaaaatggagCTGCAGCCTGGAACGGCTTACAAGTTCCGTGTTGCTGGAATCAACGCTTGTGGTCGTGGAGCTTTCTCAGAGATATCTGCTTTCAAGACATGCTTACCAGGCTTCCCAGGGGCACCTTGTGCCATCAAAATCAGCAAG AGCTCAGACGGCGCCCACCTGACCTGGGAGCCACCCTCGGTGACGTCAGGGAAGATCATCGAGTACTCCGTGTACCTGGCCATTCAGAGCAACCAGACAGCTGAAGCCAAGGCCTCCACCCCAGCACAGCTAGCCTTCATGCGTGTGTACTGTGGACCCAACCCCTCTTGCTTGGTGCAGTCGTCCAGCCTCTCCAACGCCCACATCGACTACACCACCAAGCCAGCCATCATCTTCCGCATCGCCGCCCGCAATGAGAAGGGCTACGGTCCTGCCACCCAAGTTCGATGGCTCCAAG AATCCGGCAAAGATGCTGCCTCTGCGAAACCGGCCCCCAAAAGACCAGGCACCTCTCCTGATAC TAAGCCTACTGGTCCAAAGAAAGCAAGGACGGACCAGTGA